A part of Schistosoma mansoni strain Puerto Rico chromosome W, complete genome genomic DNA contains:
- a CDS encoding phosphatidylcholine-sterol acyltransferase (lecithin-cholesterol acyltransferase)/ Phospholipase A: MFVVNERIQNHDGQHYRNRDVCNGFCHTKDLFLNYVDENISNPIILIPGLGGTQAYCQLKESKSNEFPIWLNLFYMMIPEKLQHYFGLRFNPTTLDSENTDACKVIFPGWGETRSIEYLHTNGFRFFNYFGPLVNFLEKNKFFIKNFTLRGAPYDFRKLPYENTDFMDKLKSLVEETYKNANRRPVVLLGHSMGSLYTLNFLNKQTKLWKNKYIKSYISVSAPFGGAVKALLGVITGDNFGIFYRTPLSFRPILRSFSSIISTIPDPRIWPSDDVIITTPDKNYTAHNYPSLFQDIGFPVGYQVYKKAVHEFMTLDYPKDIPEVYCVYSSGLLTIKRLIYKPSSLFRSEFPNQSPKLEYEDGDGTVNLQSLQHCTKWPNVSIMHLIVSNHVPILADKRFLQFVQNHVTTSTVSNN; this comes from the exons ATGTTTGTTGTTAATGAACGAATTCAAAATCATGATGGTCAACATTATCGAAATCGAGACGTTTGTAATGGATTTT GTCATACGAAAGATTTATTCCTCAATTATGtagatgaaaatatttcaaatccAATCATATTAATTCCTGGTCTAGGAGGGACTCAAGCTTATTGTCAGTTAAAAGAATCAAAATCTAATGAATTCCCAATATggcttaatttattttatatgatgATTCCGGAAAAGTTACAACATTATTTTGG tttacGTTTTAATCCGACTACATTGGACAGTGAAAACACTGATGCATGTAAAGTTATATTTCCTGGTTGGGGTGAAACACGTTCAATCGAATATTTACATACGAACGGATTTcgttttttcaattattttggaCCCCTTGTGAATTTTTTGGAAAAGaataaatttttcattaaaaattttaCACTTCGTGGTGCTCCATATGATTTTCGTAAATTACCAT ATGAAAATACCGATTTTATGGATAAATTAAAATCATTGGTTGAAGAAACTTACAAAAATGCTAATCGACGACCGGTGGTTTTGCTCGGTCATAGTATGGGTTCATTGTATACGCTAAATTTtcttaataaacaaacaaaactatggaaaaataaatatataaaatcgTATATATCAGTGTCTGCGCCATTTGGTGGAGCTGTCAAAGCGTTATTAGGCGTAATCACTG GTGATAATTTCGGTATATTTTATCGTACTCCATTGAGTTTTCGACCTATTCTACGATCATTCTCTTCTATTATATCCACTATACCTGATCCAAGAATATGGCCTAGTGATGATGTAATAATTACTACTCCGGATAAAAATTATACAGCACATAATTATCCATCACTTTTTCAAGATATAGGTTTTCCAGTAG GTTATCAAGTGTATAAAAAAGCTGTTCACGAGTTCATGACACTAGATTATCCTAAAGATATTCCCGAAGTATATTGCGTCTATAGTTCCGGTTTATTAACAATAAAACGACTTATTTATAAACCATCAAGTCTATTTCGCTCAGAATTTCCTAATCAGTCACCAAAGTTAGAATATGAAGATGGTGATGGTACAGTAAACCTTCAAAGTTTACAACATTGTACTAAATGGCCTAATGTATCAATTATGCACTTAATTGTATCTAATCATGTTCCAATTTTAGCTGATAAACGCTTTTTACAGTTTGTACAAAATCATGTTACTACTAGTACTGTGTCAAATAATTAA